In a single window of the Rhodoferax saidenbachensis genome:
- a CDS encoding sugar ABC transporter permease: MMGTVLAAIAIVFNILSGGLFLSPENLYNIAQQTAVVGVVATVVVLIIVARHIDLSVGSVMGFVGVLIATLMYTANWHWVPASLAGLAVAIVVSVYQGALTAKLGVPSFVVTLGGLMSFRGAAFLVADGKTQPVNDQFFQRLGGGFDGAIGVGPSWVLAAVIVLALVVQMWAKRRAKASYGVPNNPLWLDAAIVLVPVAIVLAFVASMNSYQIMNKDAPQGIPIPVLIWAAVALVLSFIVHRTRFGRYVFAMGGNPEAAALVGIPVRKVTLMLFALMGVLITIAAMVSIARLNAGTNSLGTSMELYVIAAAVIGGTALAGGSGSILGSVLGALIMQSIDSGMLLLDVSIGVRYVIIGQVLIAAVVFDVIYRRLTGDTV, translated from the coding sequence ATGATGGGTACGGTGCTGGCAGCCATTGCCATCGTCTTCAACATCCTGTCTGGCGGACTGTTTTTGTCCCCCGAGAATTTGTACAACATCGCCCAGCAGACGGCGGTGGTGGGTGTGGTCGCTACCGTGGTGGTGCTGATCATCGTGGCCCGCCACATCGACCTGTCGGTGGGCTCGGTCATGGGCTTTGTTGGCGTGCTGATTGCCACGCTGATGTACACCGCCAACTGGCACTGGGTGCCGGCCTCGTTGGCCGGGCTGGCCGTGGCGATTGTCGTATCCGTGTACCAGGGCGCACTGACGGCCAAACTGGGCGTGCCTTCGTTTGTCGTCACGTTGGGCGGCCTGATGTCGTTTCGTGGCGCCGCCTTTTTGGTGGCTGACGGCAAGACCCAGCCAGTCAATGACCAGTTTTTCCAGCGTCTGGGAGGTGGCTTTGACGGCGCCATTGGCGTGGGCCCGAGCTGGGTACTGGCCGCCGTGATTGTGCTGGCCCTGGTGGTCCAAATGTGGGCCAAGCGCCGTGCCAAAGCCTCGTATGGCGTGCCCAACAACCCGCTGTGGCTGGACGCCGCCATTGTGTTGGTGCCCGTGGCCATCGTGCTGGCGTTTGTGGCCTCCATGAACAGCTACCAGATCATGAACAAGGACGCCCCCCAGGGCATCCCGATTCCGGTGCTGATCTGGGCCGCCGTGGCCCTGGTGTTGTCCTTTATCGTGCACCGCACCCGTTTTGGCCGTTATGTGTTTGCCATGGGAGGCAACCCCGAAGCGGCCGCGCTGGTGGGCATTCCCGTGCGCAAGGTCACTCTGATGTTATTCGCGCTGATGGGTGTGCTCATCACCATCGCCGCCATGGTGTCGATTGCGCGCCTGAACGCGGGTACCAATTCGCTGGGCACCAGCATGGAGTTGTATGTGATTGCCGCAGCCGTGATCGGCGGCACTGCGCTGGCCGGGGGCAGCGGCTCCATCCTCGGTTCGGTACTGGGTGCCCTCATCATGCAAAGCATAGACAGCGGCATGTTGCTGCTGGACGTATCCATTGGCGTGCGCTACGTGATCATCGGCCAGGTGCTGATTGCTGCGGTGGTGTTTGACGTGATTTACCGCCGGCTGACAGGAGATACGGTATGA
- a CDS encoding ATP-binding cassette domain-containing protein → MSSIEQQASQEVLVEMRHAGKSFGGVHAVDDVSIKLYPGEVVALLGHNGAGKSTLMKMLAGAYPIDSGDVFISGEKANIRTPVDAQRCGIESIYQTLALADNLDAVANLFLGRELLTRWNTLDDHRMDAEARKVFHRLNKNFKNVRTPVRRLSGGQRQVVAISRAIYFNAKILIMDEPTAALGPEETAMVGNLVRQLKAEGVGIFLITHDMPDVFGLSDRLAVMKNGKLVGTYRTGDVTEDEVLGMIIAGKQPEGKAQTHSL, encoded by the coding sequence ATGAGCAGCATCGAACAACAGGCGTCGCAAGAGGTGCTGGTGGAGATGCGCCATGCTGGCAAGTCCTTTGGCGGCGTGCATGCGGTGGACGACGTGAGCATCAAACTCTACCCCGGCGAAGTGGTGGCCCTGCTGGGGCACAACGGCGCGGGCAAGTCCACACTGATGAAAATGCTGGCCGGTGCCTACCCGATCGACAGCGGCGACGTCTTCATCAGCGGCGAGAAGGCCAACATCCGCACCCCTGTGGATGCGCAGCGCTGCGGCATCGAATCCATTTACCAGACCCTGGCGCTGGCCGACAACCTCGACGCTGTGGCCAATCTGTTCCTGGGCCGCGAACTGTTGACGCGCTGGAACACGCTGGACGACCACCGCATGGATGCCGAGGCACGCAAGGTGTTCCACCGCCTGAACAAGAACTTCAAGAACGTGCGCACGCCGGTGCGCCGTCTCTCGGGCGGGCAACGCCAGGTGGTGGCCATTTCGCGTGCGATTTACTTCAACGCCAAGATACTGATCATGGACGAGCCCACGGCCGCGCTGGGCCCCGAGGAAACCGCGATGGTGGGCAATCTGGTGCGCCAGCTCAAGGCCGAAGGCGTGGGCATTTTTCTCATCACCCACGACATGCCCGATGTGTTTGGCCTGAGCGACCGTCTGGCCGTGATGAAAAACGGCAAGTTGGTAGGCACCTACCGCACTGGCGATGTGACCGAGGACGAAGTTCTTGGCATGATCATCGCAGGCAAACAACCCGAGGGCAAAGCGCAAACCCACAGCCTGTGA
- a CDS encoding ROK family transcriptional regulator, translating into MKTIGDQQLVKRINRSVLLRLLRNQSGLSRAQLAQESGLTKSTVSLLVRELIDEGWLSETDVPAAQGLGRPSTPLQIDSRSRGMIGVEVAVEALRVVGVSLTGQVLCALEEALGGTKPEDVCKQAARLVARTHAQLTQRGVQLAGVGVGLPGAFDEATGMLRFAPNLGWRNVDFVPLITQALAQAGLPPVAVHVQNEADTAALSEYEFSEGDAKDSLIFVTCGAGVGAGIVLNDRLFTGMQGMAGEIGHSILQIDGPLCSCGRKGCAETFFGARTLAKLPEPAQGGHYLGVVLQNLWTTFNPSMLVVGGPSCDTYPGIVQVAQDTLQAYATSAGMTAPTVRAARYGLLASAVGAAALVLHHDLRPMHARMSALAARPADAIEISSTSTIAA; encoded by the coding sequence ATGAAAACCATTGGCGACCAACAACTTGTCAAACGCATCAACCGCAGCGTGTTGCTGCGGCTGCTGCGCAACCAGAGTGGCCTGTCGCGCGCCCAACTCGCGCAGGAAAGTGGGTTGACCAAATCTACCGTCAGCCTGCTGGTGCGCGAACTGATCGACGAAGGCTGGCTCAGCGAAACCGATGTGCCCGCAGCCCAGGGGCTGGGGCGCCCCTCCACCCCCCTGCAGATTGACAGCCGCAGCCGCGGCATGATCGGTGTGGAAGTGGCCGTCGAGGCCCTGCGTGTGGTGGGCGTGTCGCTCACTGGCCAGGTGTTGTGCGCACTGGAAGAGGCGCTGGGTGGCACCAAACCCGAAGACGTCTGCAAACAAGCCGCCCGTCTGGTGGCCCGCACCCATGCCCAGCTCACGCAGCGCGGCGTGCAGCTTGCCGGTGTGGGCGTAGGCTTGCCCGGCGCGTTTGACGAGGCCACCGGCATGTTGCGCTTTGCCCCCAACCTGGGCTGGCGCAATGTGGACTTTGTGCCGCTGATCACCCAGGCGCTGGCCCAGGCCGGCTTACCCCCGGTGGCCGTGCATGTGCAAAACGAAGCCGATACGGCCGCTCTCAGCGAATACGAATTCTCCGAGGGTGATGCCAAGGACTCGCTGATTTTTGTGACCTGCGGCGCCGGTGTGGGCGCGGGCATTGTGCTCAACGACCGCCTGTTTACCGGCATGCAAGGCATGGCTGGCGAAATTGGCCACAGCATTTTGCAGATCGACGGGCCCTTGTGTTCGTGCGGACGCAAGGGCTGTGCAGAAACCTTTTTTGGTGCCCGCACCCTGGCCAAGCTGCCCGAACCGGCCCAGGGCGGCCACTACCTGGGCGTGGTATTGCAAAACCTGTGGACCACCTTCAACCCCAGCATGCTGGTGGTGGGCGGCCCCTCGTGCGACACCTACCCCGGCATTGTCCAGGTCGCCCAAGACACCTTGCAAGCGTACGCGACCAGCGCTGGCATGACTGCCCCTACTGTGCGCGCTGCGCGTTATGGCTTGCTGGCTTCTGCCGTAGGTGCTGCCGCGCTGGTACTGCACCACGACCTGCGTCCTATGCATGCCCGCATGTCTGCGTTGGCGGCACGCCCGGCAGACGCAATAGAGATTTCTTCCACATCCACCATCGCGGCATAA
- the xylB gene encoding xylulokinase — MFIGIDIGTSEVKVLLLTSDHTVLGSAGTALTVQRPHPGHSEQNPHDWWAATQSALAQLRAAHPQEFAAVQAIGLSGQMHGAVLLDAQDQVLRPAILWNDTRCAAECAEMMAELPTLTDLAGTLAMPGFTAPKLRWVAKHEPAVFQQVAKVLLPKDYVRLKLTGEYVSDMSDASGTLWLDVQQRTWSDALLALTGLTQAHMPRLVEGSAPGGYLKADVAQALGLNAGIVVAGGAGDNAASAVGMGAVDAGQGFLSLGTSGVLFVVTPSYQPNAASATHAFCHAVPGRWHQMSVMLSAASSLQWVTDLLGAPNAGVVASKAAELSLADRAASPLFLPYLGGERTPHNDANVRGSFHQLSFDTDAARLGYAVIEGVTFGLKDGLAALNAAGSSVSRLSLVGGGARSAFWAQQLASALNAEVVTHGSSAVGGALGAARLGWLATGATQSAVCLSPEVEASYHPNPAEQDLLAVRYAQFRSLYRPA, encoded by the coding sequence ATGTTTATTGGCATTGACATTGGCACCTCCGAAGTAAAGGTGCTGCTTTTGACCTCCGACCACACCGTGCTCGGCTCGGCGGGCACCGCACTCACCGTGCAGCGCCCGCACCCTGGTCATAGCGAACAGAATCCGCACGACTGGTGGGCCGCCACGCAGTCTGCACTGGCACAGCTGCGTGCTGCCCACCCGCAAGAATTTGCCGCGGTGCAAGCCATTGGCCTGTCGGGCCAGATGCATGGTGCTGTGCTGCTGGACGCGCAAGACCAGGTGTTGCGCCCCGCCATTTTGTGGAACGACACACGCTGCGCGGCTGAATGCGCAGAGATGATGGCCGAACTGCCCACGCTCACTGATCTGGCCGGCACGCTGGCCATGCCAGGCTTCACCGCGCCCAAGCTGCGCTGGGTGGCCAAGCATGAGCCCGCCGTCTTCCAACAAGTTGCCAAGGTGCTGCTGCCCAAAGACTATGTGCGCCTGAAGCTCACCGGCGAGTACGTGAGCGACATGTCCGACGCCAGCGGCACGCTGTGGCTGGACGTACAACAGCGTACCTGGTCAGACGCCCTGCTGGCGTTGACCGGCCTGACGCAGGCCCACATGCCGCGCCTGGTGGAGGGCAGCGCGCCCGGCGGCTACCTGAAGGCCGATGTGGCCCAGGCCCTGGGCCTGAATGCAGGCATCGTGGTGGCCGGTGGCGCTGGCGACAACGCAGCCAGTGCCGTGGGCATGGGTGCGGTGGACGCGGGCCAGGGCTTTTTGTCGCTGGGCACCAGCGGCGTGCTGTTCGTCGTCACCCCCAGCTACCAGCCCAATGCGGCCAGCGCCACGCATGCGTTTTGCCACGCCGTGCCCGGCCGCTGGCACCAGATGAGCGTGATGCTGTCTGCCGCCAGCAGCCTTCAGTGGGTCACCGACCTTCTGGGCGCACCGAACGCCGGTGTGGTGGCAAGCAAGGCCGCCGAGCTGTCGCTGGCGGACCGCGCAGCGTCACCCTTGTTTTTGCCCTATCTCGGTGGTGAGCGCACGCCGCACAACGATGCGAATGTGCGCGGCAGCTTTCACCAACTGAGCTTTGACACCGACGCGGCTCGCCTGGGCTACGCGGTGATCGAAGGCGTGACCTTTGGCCTCAAAGACGGCCTGGCCGCGCTGAATGCCGCAGGCAGCAGCGTGAGCCGCCTGTCTCTGGTAGGTGGCGGCGCGCGCAGTGCCTTTTGGGCGCAACAGTTGGCCTCCGCCCTAAATGCCGAAGTGGTCACCCATGGAAGCTCCGCTGTCGGTGGTGCCCTGGGTGCCGCCCGCCTGGGCTGGCTGGCCACCGGCGCTACCCAAAGCGCCGTGTGCTTGAGCCCCGAGGTAGAAGCCAGCTACCACCCCAACCCCGCCGAACAAGACCTGCTGGCTGTGCGCTACGCGCAGTTCCGCAGCCTGTACCGCCCAGCCTAA
- the xylA gene encoding xylose isomerase, whose translation MSTYFSNVSPIAYEGPTSSNPLSFKWYDKDRIVLGKRMEEQLRFAVCYWHSFCWNGLDPFGGDTFQRPWQHMADPMTAAKAKADVAFEFFSKLGAPYYCFHDRDVAPEGATPRDSVNNLREMVDVLGAKQAETGMKLLWGTANLFSHRRFMSGAATNPNPEIFALGALQVKEAMDATLKLGGANYVLWGGREGYETLLNTRIGHELDQMGRFLNMVVEYKHKIGFKGTILLEPKPREPSKHQYDFDSATVYGFLCRYGLEKEIKVNIEANHATLAGHSFEHEIATAVDLGIFGSIDMNRGDMQCAWDTDQFPNSIPETALAMYTILQGGGFVNGGVNFDAKVRRQSIDPEDMFHGHIGGMDVTARALLIAEKMINDGKLAKLVEDRYAGWKAPFGQNVLDGKMTLEAVAAHVVDRNTDTQPVSGRQELLENLLNTYI comes from the coding sequence ATGAGTACCTACTTCTCCAACGTCTCCCCCATTGCCTATGAAGGCCCCACCTCCAGCAACCCGCTGTCGTTCAAGTGGTACGACAAAGACCGCATCGTGCTGGGCAAGCGTATGGAAGAGCAGCTGCGCTTCGCCGTCTGCTACTGGCACAGCTTCTGCTGGAATGGCCTGGACCCGTTTGGTGGCGACACCTTCCAGCGCCCTTGGCAACACATGGCCGACCCCATGACCGCGGCCAAGGCCAAGGCGGATGTGGCGTTTGAGTTCTTCAGCAAGCTGGGCGCGCCCTACTACTGCTTCCACGACCGCGACGTGGCCCCCGAAGGCGCCACTCCGCGTGACAGCGTGAATAACCTGCGCGAGATGGTGGACGTGCTGGGCGCCAAGCAGGCCGAGACCGGCATGAAGCTGCTGTGGGGCACGGCAAACTTGTTCAGCCACCGCCGCTTCATGTCGGGTGCGGCCACCAACCCCAACCCCGAAATCTTTGCCCTGGGCGCGCTGCAGGTGAAAGAAGCCATGGATGCCACGCTGAAACTTGGCGGCGCCAACTACGTGCTGTGGGGCGGCCGCGAAGGCTATGAGACCCTGCTGAACACGCGCATAGGCCATGAACTGGACCAGATGGGCCGTTTCCTCAACATGGTGGTGGAGTACAAGCACAAGATCGGCTTCAAGGGCACCATCCTGCTCGAACCCAAGCCGCGCGAACCGTCCAAGCACCAGTACGACTTTGACAGTGCCACGGTGTACGGCTTCCTGTGCCGGTACGGTTTGGAGAAGGAAATCAAGGTCAACATCGAAGCCAACCACGCCACGCTGGCTGGCCACAGCTTCGAGCACGAAATCGCCACCGCAGTCGACCTGGGCATCTTCGGTTCCATCGACATGAACCGCGGTGACATGCAGTGCGCATGGGACACCGATCAGTTCCCCAACAGCATTCCCGAAACCGCGCTGGCCATGTACACCATCCTGCAAGGCGGCGGTTTCGTCAACGGCGGAGTGAATTTTGACGCCAAGGTGCGCCGCCAGTCCATCGACCCCGAAGACATGTTCCACGGTCACATTGGCGGCATGGATGTGACCGCGCGCGCGCTGCTGATTGCGGAAAAAATGATCAACGACGGCAAGCTGGCCAAGCTGGTGGAAGACCGTTATGCGGGCTGGAAAGCCCCGTTCGGCCAAAACGTACTGGACGGCAAGATGACCCTGGAGGCAGTCGCCGCCCATGTGGTGGATCGCAATACCGACACCCAGCCCGTGTCCGGCCGCCAAGAGTTGCTGGAGAACCTGCTGAATACCTACATTTGA
- a CDS encoding Crp/Fnr family transcriptional regulator: MTENASPATQEPVSNPSPGAERAAELLAAPDALTHLSLEEARAVVAYMTPRFFPANTTFIREGDVGDNRFMALLVEGEVVIERITVSRTEPVTVRVLGPGSLVGEMALIDNEPRSASCTASTDVWCAILTREAVDAMIVKDPAVAARLLLGVSAHIAERLRDTNRQLKLYARLATTMREELAHITHPSAIGPAH; the protein is encoded by the coding sequence ATGACCGAAAACGCGTCCCCGGCCACGCAGGAACCCGTGAGCAATCCCTCACCGGGGGCAGAACGTGCGGCAGAGCTCCTGGCCGCCCCGGACGCCCTGACCCACCTGTCTCTCGAAGAGGCCCGCGCGGTTGTGGCCTACATGACGCCCCGGTTTTTCCCCGCCAACACCACCTTCATCCGCGAGGGGGACGTTGGCGACAACCGTTTCATGGCCTTGCTGGTCGAAGGCGAGGTGGTGATTGAGCGCATTACCGTGAGCCGCACCGAACCCGTCACCGTGCGGGTGCTGGGCCCGGGCAGTCTGGTCGGCGAGATGGCGCTGATCGACAACGAACCGCGCTCCGCCTCGTGCACCGCCAGCACCGATGTGTGGTGTGCCATCCTGACACGGGAGGCCGTGGACGCCATGATTGTCAAAGACCCGGCCGTGGCAGCCCGGCTGCTGCTGGGCGTTTCAGCCCATATCGCCGAACGCCTGCGCGACACCAACCGCCAGCTCAAGCTCTATGCCCGTCTGGCCACCACCATGCGCGAAGAGCTGGCCCACATCACCCACCCTTCGGCCATAGGCCCCGCCCACTAG
- the metH gene encoding methionine synthase has protein sequence MPSNSPSPAAVASVAPMMLSGLEPVTLDSSSLFVNIGERTNVTGSKAFARMILNGEFEQALAVARQQVENGAQIIDINMDEAMLDSQAAMVRFLNLIASEPDISRVPIMIDSSKWSVIEAGLRCVQGKGIVNSISMKEGVEQFKQQAKLLRRYGAAAVVMAFDELGQADTYQRKIEICERAYRILVDEIGFPAEDIIFDPNIFAIATGIEEHNNYAVDFIEATRWIKQNLPGAKVSGGVSNVSFSFRGNDPVREAIHTVFLYHAIQAGMDMGIVNAGMVGVYDDLEPELRTRVEDVVLNRRPDAGERLVEIAETAKSGAKDDSKRLEWRGTAEAPASVGQRLSHALVHGITDFITEDTEEAYRGILAKGGRPLHVIEGPLMDGMNIVGDLFGQGKMFLPQVVKSARVMKSAVAHLIPYIEEEKRQDEAAGRDVRTKGKIVIATVKGDVHDIGKNIVTVVLQCNNFDVVNMGVMVPCHEILARAKLEGADIVGLSGLITPSLEEMQYVAGEMQKDDYFRIKKIPLLIGGATTSRVHTAVKISPHYEGPVVYVPDASRSVSVAQSLLSDQAAKYVDELNADYDKVRHQHANKKQTPMWSLDKARANKTPVDWSHYQPTRPKFIGRRVFKNFDLGELAKYIDWGPFFQTWDLAGPFPAILKDEIVGTEAVRVYADGQRMLKRLIEGRWLTANAVVALYPANTVNDDDIAFYTDESRTDVAMTWYGLRQQTEKQVIDGVMRPSRCLADFVAPKGVANDYAGLFAVTAGIGVDKKEKYFLDDLDDYSAIMLKAIADRLAEAFAEALHHRVRTDLWGYASNEALSNEDMIAEKYKGIRPAPGYPACPDHSVKKDMFDLLQCEEIGMAVTESLAMTPAASVSGFYIGHPDATYFNVGKIGDDQVQDLARRRGLQAAALQRLLAPNL, from the coding sequence ATGCCCTCCAATTCCCCTAGCCCTGCGGCTGTCGCTTCCGTTGCCCCCATGATGCTGTCCGGCCTGGAGCCGGTCACGCTTGATTCTTCGTCGCTGTTTGTCAACATCGGTGAACGCACCAATGTCACGGGCTCCAAGGCCTTTGCCCGCATGATTCTCAACGGCGAGTTTGAGCAGGCCCTGGCTGTGGCGCGCCAGCAGGTGGAAAACGGCGCCCAGATCATCGATATCAACATGGATGAGGCCATGCTGGACAGCCAAGCCGCCATGGTGCGCTTCCTGAACCTGATTGCCAGCGAACCCGATATTTCCCGCGTGCCCATCATGATCGACAGCTCCAAATGGAGCGTCATCGAAGCCGGCCTGCGCTGCGTGCAGGGCAAAGGCATCGTCAACTCCATCAGCATGAAGGAAGGCGTGGAGCAGTTCAAGCAACAGGCCAAGCTGCTGCGCCGTTATGGTGCCGCCGCCGTGGTGATGGCGTTTGACGAGCTGGGCCAGGCAGATACCTACCAGCGCAAGATTGAAATCTGCGAGCGGGCCTACCGCATCCTGGTGGACGAGATCGGTTTTCCAGCAGAAGACATCATCTTCGACCCCAACATCTTCGCCATTGCCACCGGCATTGAAGAACACAACAACTACGCGGTGGACTTCATTGAAGCCACGCGCTGGATCAAACAAAACCTGCCGGGCGCCAAGGTGTCGGGTGGTGTGAGCAACGTGTCCTTTTCGTTCCGTGGCAATGACCCGGTGCGCGAAGCCATCCACACCGTGTTCCTGTACCACGCGATCCAGGCTGGCATGGACATGGGCATCGTCAACGCCGGCATGGTCGGCGTGTACGACGACCTGGAGCCCGAGCTGCGCACCCGCGTGGAAGACGTGGTGCTCAACCGCCGCCCCGACGCGGGTGAACGTCTGGTGGAGATCGCCGAAACCGCGAAAAGTGGCGCCAAGGACGATAGCAAACGGCTGGAGTGGCGTGGGACCGCCGAAGCGCCAGCGTCGGTTGGCCAGCGCCTGAGCCACGCGCTGGTGCATGGCATCACTGACTTCATCACCGAAGACACCGAAGAGGCTTACCGTGGCATTCTTGCCAAGGGCGGCCGCCCGTTGCACGTCATTGAAGGCCCTTTGATGGACGGCATGAACATCGTCGGCGACCTGTTTGGCCAGGGCAAGATGTTTTTGCCCCAGGTGGTGAAAAGTGCCCGGGTCATGAAGTCCGCGGTAGCGCATTTGATTCCCTACATCGAAGAAGAAAAGCGCCAGGACGAAGCCGCCGGGCGCGATGTGCGTACCAAGGGCAAGATCGTGATTGCCACCGTCAAGGGCGATGTGCACGATATCGGCAAGAACATTGTCACCGTGGTCTTGCAGTGCAATAACTTCGACGTGGTCAACATGGGTGTGATGGTGCCCTGCCACGAAATTCTGGCCCGTGCCAAGCTCGAAGGCGCCGACATCGTGGGCCTCTCGGGCCTGATCACGCCGAGTCTGGAAGAGATGCAGTACGTGGCCGGTGAGATGCAGAAGGACGATTACTTCCGCATCAAGAAAATTCCGCTGCTGATCGGTGGCGCGACCACCAGCCGCGTGCACACGGCGGTGAAGATTTCGCCCCATTACGAAGGCCCTGTGGTGTATGTGCCCGACGCCTCCCGCAGTGTCAGCGTGGCGCAAAGCCTGCTCTCGGACCAGGCGGCCAAATACGTGGACGAGCTGAATGCCGACTACGACAAGGTCCGCCACCAGCACGCGAATAAGAAGCAGACGCCGATGTGGTCGCTGGACAAGGCACGCGCGAATAAGACACCGGTGGACTGGAGCCACTACCAGCCGACACGTCCCAAATTCATTGGCCGCCGTGTTTTCAAGAACTTTGACCTGGGCGAGCTGGCCAAGTACATCGACTGGGGCCCGTTCTTCCAGACCTGGGACCTGGCCGGCCCGTTCCCCGCCATCCTGAAAGACGAAATCGTCGGCACTGAGGCTGTGCGTGTGTACGCCGACGGCCAGCGCATGCTCAAGCGCCTGATCGAAGGCCGCTGGCTTACAGCCAACGCCGTGGTCGCGCTGTACCCGGCCAACACGGTGAACGACGATGACATCGCGTTCTACACCGACGAGAGCCGCACGGACGTCGCCATGACCTGGTACGGCCTGCGTCAGCAGACCGAAAAGCAGGTGATTGACGGCGTGATGCGCCCCAGCCGCTGCCTGGCTGACTTTGTTGCGCCCAAGGGTGTGGCCAACGACTACGCGGGCCTGTTTGCGGTGACCGCAGGCATTGGTGTAGACAAGAAGGAAAAGTATTTCCTGGACGACCTGGACGACTATTCCGCCATCATGCTCAAGGCGATCGCCGACCGCCTGGCCGAGGCCTTTGCCGAAGCCCTGCACCACCGCGTGCGCACTGACCTGTGGGGTTATGCCAGCAACGAGGCGTTGAGCAATGAAGACATGATTGCCGAGAAATACAAGGGGATTCGCCCCGCGCCCGGTTACCCGGCTTGCCCGGACCATAGCGTCAAGAAGGACATGTTCGACCTGCTGCAATGCGAAGAAATTGGCATGGCGGTGACCGAAAGCCTGGCCATGACGCCCGCCGCCAGCGTGAGCGGCTTCTACATCGGCCATCCCGATGCCACCTACTTCAACGTGGGCAAGATTGGCGATGACCAGGTGCAAGACCTGGCGCGCCGGCGCGGCTTGCAGGCTGCAGCACTGCAGCGCCTGCTGGCGCCCAACCTCTAG
- a CDS encoding glycine zipper 2TM domain-containing protein — protein sequence MLITSPSPGQTLAPSPRVLWAVVGALGITTLALGATVLHLRAPSADLAVAQAVPVSTEPAAVLETPATPKQAPVSVSKVPVAPAKHAQAATKSVANKRPVSSTSTATQPRNEAVLASDTRPAAPVCAVCGTVEGVTPVQREQSQVGLGAVAGAALGGLLGNQVGSGTGKAAATVLGVLGGGWAGHTVEKRMKQETRYQVDVRMEDGSLRSIEQATPATVGARVTVDGDTLSPASRPPVQQTAVVQTTY from the coding sequence ATGTTGATCACAAGCCCCTCACCTGGCCAGACCCTGGCCCCCTCCCCACGCGTTTTGTGGGCCGTGGTGGGCGCACTGGGCATCACCACCCTGGCTCTGGGTGCCACCGTGTTGCACCTGCGTGCGCCCAGCGCCGATCTGGCCGTGGCCCAGGCCGTCCCAGTAAGCACCGAGCCTGCTGCTGTGTTGGAGACCCCAGCGACGCCAAAGCAAGCCCCTGTTTCAGTGTCAAAAGTGCCTGTAGCCCCCGCCAAACATGCGCAAGCAGCTACTAAATCAGTAGCAAATAAGCGGCCTGTATCCAGCACGTCTACGGCTACCCAACCCAGGAATGAGGCCGTGTTGGCTTCGGATACGCGCCCTGCTGCGCCGGTGTGCGCGGTCTGTGGCACGGTGGAGGGGGTTACCCCGGTGCAGCGCGAGCAATCCCAAGTGGGGCTCGGTGCCGTGGCCGGGGCGGCGTTGGGCGGTCTGCTGGGCAACCAGGTGGGCAGTGGCACCGGCAAGGCCGCAGCCACCGTTCTGGGCGTGCTGGGCGGCGGCTGGGCCGGCCACACCGTGGAAAAACGCATGAAGCAGGAAACCCGCTACCAGGTTGACGTGCGCATGGAAGACGGCAGCCTGCGCAGCATTGAACAAGCCACACCTGCGACCGTGGGTGCGCGCGTCACGGTGGATGGCGATACCCTGAGCCCGGCTTCCAGGCCCCCAGTGCAGCAGACTGCCGTAGTCCAAACCACGTACTAA